From one Anopheles cruzii chromosome 3, idAnoCruzAS_RS32_06, whole genome shotgun sequence genomic stretch:
- the LOC128272854 gene encoding uncharacterized protein LOC128272854, which yields MAAILWICGLLLATLAWADGRAVPHHRQRGEGVRRLHNVTLDSNFTVGSASGELLLDGCQVDHFEASLFELLGQTGSLTLHGGHIPRVTYASPSLDTIVVDATGLEEFDVDPTLVPLTSLRTLQISRNSLARISPRIGLLVGLRRLDLSQNRLTHVELDPFAGMPRLRDLDLSVNRILWVGVTTPGTRLPSVHNLWVSYNRLRTFDDFPEALPALVSVRLIGNSWNCAWVDRARSDIMRRGITAFGADYDCPGERQGGLCCDVTNVGDVTGAQSSPESVVELQVATNRTGASVGVRYGDVEIFL from the exons ATGGCTGC GATCCTGTGGATCTGCGGGCTGCTCCTTGCAACGCTTGCATGGGCCGATGGACGTGCCGTGCCTCATCATCGGCAGCGTGGAGAAGGCGTCCGTCGGCTGCACAACGTGACACTCGATAGCAACTTTACGGTGGGTTCCGCCTCCGGAGAACTACTACTGGACGGGTGTCAGGTGGATCACTTCGAGGCGAGTCTCTTCGAGCTGCTAGGACAAACCGGAAGCCTCACCCTGCACGGTGGACACATTCCCCGGGTGACTTACGCTTCGCCCTCCCTCGACACAATCGTGGTGGACGCGACGGGTCTCGAGGAGTTTGACGTGGACCCGACGCTGGTTCCGCTGACCAGCCTGCGGACCTTGCAGATATCGCGCAACTCCCTGGCGAGGATCAGCCCACGGATCGGTCTGCTGGTGGGATTGCGGCGGTTGGATCTTTCCCAGAATCGCCTGACGCACGTTGAGCTGGATCCGTTCGCGGGGATGCCTCGATTGCGCGATCTGGATCTGTCGGTCAATCGGATCCTGTGGGTTGGCGTTACAACCCCCGGCACGCGTCTACCGAGCGTCCACAACCTGTGGGTAAGCTACAACCGGTTGCGAACGTTCGACGACTTTCCGGAGGCGCTCCCGGCGCTGGTGTCCGTGCGGTTGATCGGGAATTCGTGGAACTGCGCCTGGGTAGACCGGGCGCGGAGTGATATCATGCGCCGCGGGATCACGGCGTTCGGTGCTGATTACGATTGCCCCGGCGAGCGTCAGGGAGGTCTGTGTTGTGACGTCACCAACGTGGGAGACGTCACGGGGGCACAGTCCAGCCCAGAGTCGGTGGTAGAGTTGCAGGTGGCCACCAATCGGACCGGAGCGTCCGTCGGTGTGCGTTACGGTGAtgtggaaatatttttatga